A window of the Miscanthus floridulus cultivar M001 chromosome 14, ASM1932011v1, whole genome shotgun sequence genome harbors these coding sequences:
- the LOC136505197 gene encoding DNA-directed RNA polymerases II, IV and V subunit 9B-like isoform X2, whose protein sequence is MSTMKFCRECNNILYPKDDREQKVLLYACRNCDHQEVADNNCVYRNVVHHSAGEFTQVLQDVAGDPTLPRTKSVRCASCGHGEAVFFQATARGEEGMTLFFVCCNPSCGNRWRE, encoded by the exons ATGAGTACCATGAAGTTTTGCCGTGAATG CAACAACATCCTGTACCCCAAGGACGACCGGGAGCAGAAGGTGCTCCTCTACGCCTGCCGGAACTGCGACCACCAG GAGGTCGCCGACAACAACTGCGTGTACCGCAACGTGGTGCACCACAGCGCCGGGGAGTTCACCCAGGTGCTCCAGGACGTCGCCGGCGACCCCACGCTGCCCCGCACCAAGTCCGTGCGCTGCGCCTCCTGCGGCCACGGCGAGGCCGTCTTCTTCCAG GCGACTGCAAGAGGCGAGGAGGGGATGACGCTCTTCTTTGTCTGCTGCAACCCGAGCTGCGGCAACCGCTGGAGAGAATGA
- the LOC136505197 gene encoding DNA-directed RNA polymerases II, IV and V subunit 9B-like isoform X1, which yields MFTCSALPLRTAPSLSWHGSNNILYPKDDREQKVLLYACRNCDHQEVADNNCVYRNVVHHSAGEFTQVLQDVAGDPTLPRTKSVRCASCGHGEAVFFQATARGEEGMTLFFVCCNPSCGNRWRE from the exons ATGTTCACCTGCTCTGCTCTACCTCTACGGACGGCACCCTCTCTTTCTTGGCATGGCAGCAACAACATCCTGTACCCCAAGGACGACCGGGAGCAGAAGGTGCTCCTCTACGCCTGCCGGAACTGCGACCACCAG GAGGTCGCCGACAACAACTGCGTGTACCGCAACGTGGTGCACCACAGCGCCGGGGAGTTCACCCAGGTGCTCCAGGACGTCGCCGGCGACCCCACGCTGCCCCGCACCAAGTCCGTGCGCTGCGCCTCCTGCGGCCACGGCGAGGCCGTCTTCTTCCAG GCGACTGCAAGAGGCGAGGAGGGGATGACGCTCTTCTTTGTCTGCTGCAACCCGAGCTGCGGCAACCGCTGGAGAGAATGA